Genomic segment of Mucilaginibacter sabulilitoris:
ATATTGATTGATAAATGGCCATGAAAATAAAACTATATGCCCTGCTTTTGTCAGGAGCGCTTTTTGCCTCGTGCGCAGGCAATCGCAGTAATAGCAATACTGATACCTTAAGTAAAAAAGATACAGCGCAGGCCAACGCAGCCGATGCACCCCCTGTAAATATGCAATATTGCTTTTACCATACCGATGGCACACAGGCTCAGGATACCACTATGGTTAATATGCTTATAAATGGTGATAAGGTAACCGGTAAAATGAGCTGGATACCCAAAGAAAAGGATGCGCGCAAGGGCGATATTACAGGTATACTTAAAGGTAATGCCATAAAAGCAGTATGGACTTTTATGCAGGAAGGGGCTAAAGATACGGTAAGCGTTGAGTTTCAATTAAGGGGTAACGCACTTGCGCAAAAGCCTTATCAGTATGATGCCAAAACAGGCAGGCAGCAAACCAACACCAATGCAGATTACAGCGTGATTTATAGTATGAAAAATTGTACTAATTAACGTTGATTTGTTACATTAGCTTCAGCATACTATAAACCATAAGCCTCTTATATTAATATGATGAAAAAAAGAGAAACCAGTATATTGTACCTCGTATTAGGCCTTTACACCCTCATGATTAGCTGGTATTATAACCACTCGGTAATATTGCTGCTTATCCACTATATATTCTGGCCCGTTTACCTAGTGTACGAGTTATTAATTGGTCACCTTGCCAACGGCATGTGGAAAACCATTCCGCTGTCGTACTTTAACTGATATTACCTTTTAATAAAAAACACCCGACTATTTAAGAGGGCACTGAAAAAGTAGCTTAATAAGCTGAAGTATTTGAAGCGAGCAATAGAAAAGGCAACTTTTACTTGGTCGCTTTTTTATTTTAGGGGATGGGGTGATTTGTTAGGGCTGATATGAGCCGAAGGTGCAATTGATGACAAAGCAGCCGCTTTAACTTGGCACTTAGCTTATCAGCTTGATGATTCTCTTAAGATTTACTGTAAAGATGGCCAACGCACCCTGCATCTGCATATTTTCGATACCGTAAGCTATTGCCCGGTCATAACCATGAACGTTTTTTAGCTCACTGTTCTTCGCTTCGACCTTATATCTGTGTTTGATACTTTCTTTATACTCTGCCGTTTCCTGGAATGCCATCTGCTGCAGGTGCATGTCTGATTTAATGCTGACCGAATAGGTTTTAGCCTTCGCGCCGGGCTTATAGCAATGCTCTCTTAATGGGCATATCTTACATTTTTCAACATCAAAGTAATAGGTGTCTACCTGATTCTCGCCGATATTCTTTTTCCCGCCGCGTGCTTTTCGGATAGCCAGATGCCCTGCCGGGCAGACGAACATGCCTGCATCCTTATTATAGTCAAATCTGTCCTCATCCTTTCTGAAACCCTGAGTGATGGAAGGGTTTAGTTTGGCTACAATCTTTATCTCTTGAGTGCTCGTCAGTTCAAGATTGTCTTTTCCTGAATAAGCTGAATCGCCGATAATCTTTTCTACGTTGATCCCATTGTTTTGGCTGATTTCTAAAAGTTTGGGAAGCTCCGGACCATCACCTTTTTCACCCGATGTGATTACCGCAGCGGTAATGATGCGTTCCTCTGTCATCGCCAAATGGGTCTTATAACCAAAGAATGAGCTATCAGCTGATTTATGGCCGGTTTTGGCATCCTTGTCTTTAGATTTAGATACTATATAGTGCCCCTGAGTATCTGCTACTGTCTCTTTCAATAGATTCAGTTTTTCTTTTACCGCAGGTATCTGGCATAACGGTTGATCGGCTTCAATATACTTTTCCAATGCACTGCAATAAGCCAGTTCTTTTTCCAATTCGTCGGCTGTGTTCTTTTCGGGCATGCCTGCCTTCATATCTTCATCTATCGCATAAACAGCTTTGCGGAGTAACTTTGAACGTTCCCGCAATACTTCCAATGCTGAATACGGGTTGGATCTCGACAGGGAATGGGTAGCATCAACAATAATGGATTTTGAGCGGATGAGCCCTTTTTCAATAGCTATGGTCACCGTTTTACCAATAAGCAGGTTTAACAGATCATTATCCTTTAGCCGCAGCTTTCTGAACTTGGTCAATGAACTCGGATCGATAGTTCCTTCTTCCGGTGACATATCCAGGAAATATTTGAAAGACATATCATACTGCGAACGCTCAACAACATCTACATCTGAAACCGTATAGATCGTTTTCAACAACAGATACTTGAACATCCGTACAGGGCTTTCCGCTGCCCGGCCGTTAGTAATGCTGTATTTGCTGATCAGTTCATCATAGATAAATGTAAAATCTACCAGGTCATTGATCTTCCGAAGAAGATTGTCTTTAGGAACGATCAGGTCATAAAGACCTGAAAACGCGCTAAACTGTATCTGTTGTTGTTGGTTAAGCATCTTTAGTGTCTTTCTTTCGACACTTTAAAATACAAAAAACGGGGTAGAAAACCCTCGTCTTCTACTCCTTTTGTCCATTTGGACTTTTTCAGTGCCCTCCTATTTAACCGGGTGTTTTTTTATGAGTTTACGTAACTCCGTTTAAACCTTTTCAACCACAACAGCGGTACCATAGGCCAGTACCTCGGTTATGCCCTGCATTACCTCGTTGGCATCATAACGCATGTTAATAATGGCGTTGGCGCCCAATGCCTGCGCGTGTTGTATTAAAAGCTGGTATGCCTCTTCGCGGGCATTTTCGCAAAGCTCTACGTAAATAGATAGCCTGCCACCAAAAAGCGATTGAAAACCACCTGCTATATTGCCCAGGGCGCTGCGGCTGCGTACGGTAATTCCGCGTACAACGCCTAAATGTTTAATCACATGATAGCCCTCTAATGAGGTGCTGGTTGTAATAAGTGAAGTATCCATCTGTTTTTAATTATTGGTATGATGTTTTATTTGTGTTTATAGTATAATTAGATGTTTTATTGGCCATGTAATTACACGCAATGCCTCATTTATTTCAAAGTACTTCAAAATTATTTTGTCATCCTGAGGAACGAAGGATCTATTTGGCACTTGCTTGCTGATGAATAGATGCTTCACTGTTCAGCATGGTACTTGTTTTCTTACCTGTACTTACAAAGATATGAGCTTTGTACGTTGGTTTTTACCTTGAATGAAGTATTTGCCTCTACCTCAAACGATTGGCCGGCTGTAAATGTTTGCCAGTTCTGCTCTCCAGGTAGCAAAGCTTCCATCTGGCCCTCAATAATGGTCATGGTTTCGTGGCTTGAGGTGCCAAATTCATATTCGCCTTTTTCAATAACGCCAATGGTTGATCGGCCTTCGGCTGTAGTATAGGCAAGTGATTTAACAGCTCCTTCAAAGTATTCGTTTACATTAATCATTGTTTTATAATTTTAGGGCCTAATATGCTCAAATAAAATCATTTGTTTAATAAATACAGCGCACATATTACATATGTCAAAAAAAGCATAATGTTAAAATATGTGAAAAAAGTAACTTTGGTTGTAATTATTACTTCTTAAAGAGCGTTATTTGCATAAAATTTATATATGAAGAAAACTCAACTAATTATGCTGCTGCTTTTAACAGCTATAGGTTTCCAAAGCTGTAAAAAAGACGCAACTACTTCTGCTTCTACCACTTCTGATAAAATTCTGTCTGCTAATATTAATGGTAACGCCTGGAATCCTGATACCGTGCGCGCCGCCATTACCTATAACGATGCTGCCAAAACTAAAGCTTTTACTGTGGTTGGTACTGCCAATCAACAACAGGTGAGGATCAATATAACCCTGCCAAACAGCACCAATGACAATGATTTC
This window contains:
- a CDS encoding IS1182 family transposase — its product is MLNQQQQIQFSAFSGLYDLIVPKDNLLRKINDLVDFTFIYDELISKYSITNGRAAESPVRMFKYLLLKTIYTVSDVDVVERSQYDMSFKYFLDMSPEEGTIDPSSLTKFRKLRLKDNDLLNLLIGKTVTIAIEKGLIRSKSIIVDATHSLSRSNPYSALEVLRERSKLLRKAVYAIDEDMKAGMPEKNTADELEKELAYCSALEKYIEADQPLCQIPAVKEKLNLLKETVADTQGHYIVSKSKDKDAKTGHKSADSSFFGYKTHLAMTEERIITAAVITSGEKGDGPELPKLLEISQNNGINVEKIIGDSAYSGKDNLELTSTQEIKIVAKLNPSITQGFRKDEDRFDYNKDAGMFVCPAGHLAIRKARGGKKNIGENQVDTYYFDVEKCKICPLREHCYKPGAKAKTYSVSIKSDMHLQQMAFQETAEYKESIKHRYKVEAKNSELKNVHGYDRAIAYGIENMQMQGALAIFTVNLKRIIKLIS
- the ppnP gene encoding pyrimidine/purine nucleoside phosphorylase, which translates into the protein MINVNEYFEGAVKSLAYTTAEGRSTIGVIEKGEYEFGTSSHETMTIIEGQMEALLPGEQNWQTFTAGQSFEVEANTSFKVKTNVQSSYLCKYR
- a CDS encoding YbjQ family protein, whose amino-acid sequence is MDTSLITTSTSLEGYHVIKHLGVVRGITVRSRSALGNIAGGFQSLFGGRLSIYVELCENAREEAYQLLIQHAQALGANAIINMRYDANEVMQGITEVLAYGTAVVVEKV